A part of Setaria viridis chromosome 8, Setaria_viridis_v4.0, whole genome shotgun sequence genomic DNA contains:
- the LOC140220176 gene encoding uncharacterized protein — protein sequence MLRFLVAYLIVQAIKVFDTGNYSGYNQSDVMVTYILLVGTTVLEYLIANVKPFLECCGIVFKLPWPTQVAQYNLIGYMARNRRHRGLRKLATLLVCKDTLDQLWSMEPCRSSIDITNLVYEHVQRGWQERITDAATYISFNDCRGQRTLERENQMELLVHINRPFDEAVLIWHLATDFCFHSMVVDAEEEIIREMSRTSRQISNYLMYLLFVNPEMLMTGTRSRLFKTAYGNLKRMIRLNAMEEPMPNDRDISASIIAVPPGERLGLIRDALGLADELRGPAMQAAVRWRIIQGVWVEMLCFSAGRCRGYLHAKGLGKGGEYLSHVWLLLSYMGMETLAERLQRTE from the coding sequence ATGCTGCGGTTCCTAGTGGCATACCTAATAGTGCAAGCCATCAAGGTCTTCGACACGGGCAACTACAGCGGCTATAACCAGAGCGATGTCATGGTCACATACATCTTGCTGGTGGGCACAACGGTTCTGGAGTACCTCATAGCTAATGTGAAGCCATTCCTGGAGTGTTGTGGCATTGTGTTTAAGCTGCCATGGCCAACCCAAGTTGCCCAGTATAACCTCATAGGGTACATGGCCCGCAACAGGAGGCACAGGGGGCTCAGGAAGCTCGCCACCTTGCTAGTCTGCAAGGACACCCTCGACCAGCTCTGGTCCATGGAGCCATGCAGGTCGTCCATCGACATCACCAACCTTGTCTATGAGCATGTCCAGCGAGGGTGGCAAGAGCGCATCACGGACGCGGCTACCTACATCAGCTTCAACGACTGCCGAGGCCAGCGGACTCTCGAGCGGGAGAATCAAATGGAGCTGCTAGTGCACATCAATAGGCCTTTCGATGAGGCCGTCCTCATTTGGCACCTCGCCACAGACTTCTGCTTTCATTCCATGGTCGTCGACGCAGAGGAAGAGATCATCAGGGAGATGTCTAGAACCAGCAGGCAGATATCCAACTACCTGATGTACCTGCTGTTCGTGAATCCGGAGATGCTAATGACTGGCACCAGGAGCCGTCTGTTCAAGACCGCCTATGGCAACCTCAAGCGCATGATTCGACTGAATGCCATGGAAGAGCCAATGCCCAATGATAGGGACATTAGTGCAAGCATCATTGCGGTACCCCCAGGTGAAAGATTAGGTCTCATTCGGGATGCGTTGGGGCTGGCCGATGAGCTCAGGGGTCCTGCCATGCAGGCGGCTGTGAGGTGGAGGATAATCCAAGGAGTGTGGGTGGAGATGCTGTGCTTCTCCGCCGGCAGGTGCAGAGGGTACCTGCACGCCAAGGGCCTTGGGAAGGGCGGGGAGTACCTCTCCCATGTGTGGCTGCTTCTGTCCTACATGGGGATGGAGACCCTGGCAGAGAGGCTGCAGAGGACAGAGTAA
- the LOC117834211 gene encoding uncharacterized protein: MDYFSELVGWWEESQLRFLVLCSLFLQYFLFISAILRKYNIPSWLRFFTWLAYIGGDAIAIYALATLFNRHKEGCAPQIAKDKSSSRIEVVWAPILLMHLGGQDGITAYNIEDNELWRRHVLTALSQVTVAIYVFWKSWTSPSEETILWKTTLLVFAPEILKCFEKPWALKNASITSLTSMWRPVENGEINTLEAFVEAACHLWWDNQPNNEGPPLEPNNEGPPLEPNNEGPPLEPNNNEGPPLEPNNNEGPPLEPNNEGPPLEPNNNEGPPLEPNNEGPPLQPNDEERKPYTLFVDIVYSYDDRLRNLSYILRNTDDEVYGLVQSGLSSTFDRL; the protein is encoded by the exons ATGGATTACTTCTCAGAATTAGTGGGATGGTGGGAGGAGTCGCAGCTGCGTTTCCTCGTCCTGTGTAGCCTCTTTCTCCAGTACTTCCTATTCATCTCGGCCATCTTACGCAAGTACAATATCCCATCTTGGTTAAGGTTCTTTACCTGGCTCGCCTACATAGGCGGCGATGCCATAGCCATATACGCCCTTGCCACCCTCTTCAATCGTCACAAGGAGGGGTGTGCCCCCCAGATAGCTAAGGACAAGAGTAGCTCCAGAATTGAGGTGGTTTGGGCGCCCATCCTCTTGATGCACCTTGGTGGGCAGGACGGCATAACTGCATACAACATTGAGGACAATGAGCTTTGGAGGCGGCATGTCCTAACTGCATTGTCTCAG GTCACAGTCGCCATCTACGTGTTTTGGAAGTCTTGGACCTCGCCAAGTGAAGAAACAATATTGTGGAAAACAACACTTTTGGTTTTTGCCCCGGAGATTCTAAAATGTTTCGAGAAGCCTTGGGCTCTCAAGAACGCTAGCATCACTAGCCTGACTTCCATGTGGAGACCAGTTGAAAATGGAGAGATTAACACATTGGAAGCATTCGTGGAAGCTGCATGTCACCTTTGGTGGGATAATCAGCCTAACAATGAAGGTCCACCATTAGAGCCTAACAATGAAGGTCCACCATTAGAGCCTAACAATGAAGGTCCACCGTTAGAGCCTAATAACAATGAAGGTCCACCGTTAGAGCCTAATAACAATGAAGGTCCACCGTTAGAGCCTAACAATGAAGGTCCACCGTTAGAGCCTAATAACAATGAAGGTCCACCGTTAGAGCCTAACAATGAAGGTCCACCGTTACAGCCTAATGACGAGGAACGCAAGCCTTATACCCTATTCGTCGATATTGTATATTCGTACGATGATCGGCTCAGGAACCTAAGCTACATTCTGCGTAATACAGACGACGAAGTGTATGGTTTGGTGCAATCCGGGCTCTCCTCAACGTTTGATAGGCTCTAG